In Bradyrhizobium sp. 1(2017), one DNA window encodes the following:
- a CDS encoding amino acid ABC transporter substrate-binding protein yields MGQIPARPLSSFCLWLAACLLAPSLFVSAGFAQTASEGLSPTLSAIKRTHTVRLGYRESSPPFSFLDQSGRPIGYSLELCAAIVEEIGVEVDDANLRIDYVKVTSDDRIEAVLQNKIDLECGSTTANAERGKRVAFSPLMFVAGTKLMVPKASNVRAVTDLKGKTVVVTKGTTNEQAMHTADKKFSLGLNIVTSPDHEQSYQMLADGKADAFATDDILLSGLIARHKAQDKFRVTGDYLSYDPYGIMFRKGEPQLSAVVERAFRKLGSNRDLVPLYNKWFTARLPTGERLNVPISLQLEEAFKAMDDSASANN; encoded by the coding sequence ATGGGCCAGATCCCGGCGAGGCCACTGAGCTCATTCTGCCTTTGGCTCGCGGCATGCTTGCTGGCGCCCTCATTGTTCGTGAGCGCGGGGTTCGCCCAGACCGCCAGCGAGGGGCTCAGTCCGACGCTGTCGGCCATCAAGAGGACGCATACCGTGCGGCTCGGCTATCGCGAGAGCTCACCGCCATTCTCGTTCCTCGACCAGTCGGGCCGCCCGATCGGCTACAGCCTCGAACTGTGCGCGGCGATCGTCGAGGAGATCGGCGTCGAGGTCGACGATGCCAATCTGAGGATCGACTACGTCAAGGTGACGTCCGACGACCGCATCGAGGCCGTGCTCCAGAACAAGATCGATCTCGAATGCGGCTCGACAACGGCCAACGCCGAGCGCGGCAAGCGTGTCGCGTTCTCGCCGCTGATGTTCGTCGCCGGGACCAAGCTGATGGTACCGAAGGCCTCGAACGTCAGGGCGGTCACCGATCTCAAGGGCAAGACCGTGGTGGTGACCAAGGGCACCACCAACGAGCAAGCGATGCATACGGCCGACAAAAAGTTCTCGCTCGGCCTCAACATCGTCACCTCGCCCGACCACGAGCAGTCTTACCAGATGCTCGCCGACGGCAAGGCCGATGCGTTCGCGACCGACGACATCCTGCTCTCCGGCCTGATCGCGCGCCACAAGGCGCAGGACAAGTTCCGCGTCACCGGCGACTATCTGTCCTACGATCCCTACGGCATCATGTTCCGGAAGGGCGAGCCGCAGCTCTCGGCCGTGGTCGAGCGTGCCTTCCGCAAGCTCGGCTCCAACCGCGACCTTGTCCCCCTCTACAACAAATGGTTCACCGCAAGGCTCCCCACCGGCGAGCGGCTCAACGTGCCGATCTCGCTGCAGCTGGAGGAAGCCTTCAAGGCGATGGACGATTCCGCCAGCGCGAACAATTAG
- a CDS encoding NADP-dependent oxidoreductase: MSGNINRQILLVEKPSGKLGPEHFKMVESAPPEPKDGEALLRVRYISLDAANRAWMHGATYRSAVEANSVMAGGAIAEVVSSRAPGLAPGDIVFGDTGWQEFAAVPAKHLTKMPKLEPMTHLLSVFGIAGLTAYFGLLEIGKPKEGETVVVSAAAGSVGSIVGQIAKIRGCRVVGIAGGSDKCNWLTSELGFDAAVDYKDGAVFKALRAAAPKGIDVYFDNVGGDILEACLPQMNNYGRIACCGAISQYDGAPSAHGPRGVPGLIVVKRLVMQGFIVMDYMKESQRALADLQGWVASGRLKVQEDIIHGLENTPKALIGLLAGENRGKRMVKL, encoded by the coding sequence ATGAGCGGCAACATCAATCGCCAGATTCTTCTGGTGGAGAAGCCCAGCGGCAAGCTCGGCCCCGAGCATTTCAAGATGGTGGAGAGCGCACCGCCGGAGCCGAAGGACGGCGAGGCCTTGCTGCGCGTGCGATACATCTCGCTCGACGCCGCCAACCGCGCCTGGATGCACGGCGCGACCTATCGCTCCGCCGTCGAAGCCAACAGCGTGATGGCCGGCGGCGCCATCGCCGAGGTCGTCAGCTCGAGGGCGCCGGGCCTCGCGCCTGGCGACATCGTGTTCGGCGACACCGGCTGGCAGGAATTCGCCGCCGTACCGGCAAAGCATCTCACCAAGATGCCGAAGCTCGAGCCGATGACGCATCTGCTCAGCGTGTTCGGCATCGCCGGCCTCACCGCCTATTTCGGCCTCCTCGAGATCGGCAAGCCCAAGGAGGGCGAGACGGTCGTGGTCTCCGCAGCCGCGGGCTCGGTCGGCTCGATCGTCGGCCAGATCGCCAAGATTAGGGGATGCCGTGTGGTCGGCATCGCCGGCGGCAGCGACAAGTGCAACTGGTTGACCTCCGAGCTCGGCTTCGATGCCGCGGTCGACTACAAGGATGGCGCGGTGTTCAAGGCATTGCGGGCAGCGGCCCCGAAAGGCATCGACGTCTATTTCGACAATGTCGGCGGCGACATTCTGGAAGCCTGCCTGCCGCAAATGAACAATTACGGCCGCATCGCCTGCTGCGGCGCGATCTCGCAATATGACGGCGCGCCCTCGGCGCATGGTCCGCGCGGCGTGCCAGGCCTGATCGTGGTGAAACGACTCGTCATGCAGGGCTTCATCGTGATGGACTACATGAAGGAGAGCCAGCGCGCGCTCGCCGACCTCCAGGGCTGGGTCGCATCCGGCAGACTGAAGGTGCAGGAGGACATCATCCATGGCCTCGAGAATACACCGAAGGCGCTGATCGGATTGCTCGCGGGCGAGAACCGCGGCAAGCGCATGGTCAAGCTCTGA
- a CDS encoding dicarboxylate/amino acid:cation symporter produces MSNRFTQYILAAMVLGIVMGSAIYNFLPDTRAEWASSINLIAMMFLRLIKMIIAPLVFATLVGGIAHMGSGSRLGRIFAKTMGWFVSASFVSLLLGLVMVNLLQPGANFPGTLPEQGQSTGLPVSAFSIEKFLTHLIPTSIADAMAQNEILQIVIFAVFFSVAMGSMPERSKPILAMIDDVAHIMLKVTSYVMLFAPLAVWAAITATVAKNGLGVLWKLVVFMGGFYLALAILWVILIVVGFIVIGPRYSHLLRLIREPLMIAFSTASSEAAYPKTLEGLTKFGASSRISSFVLPLGYSFNLDGTMMYCTFASIFIAQTYHIEMSLATQLAMLATLMITSKGVAGVPRASLVVIASTLSQFGIPEAGLLMIMGIDTFLDMGRSATNVIGNSLATAVVAKWEGELGPEHELGPGDAVPDDMVPGEVPAMAGHG; encoded by the coding sequence ATGTCCAACAGGTTCACGCAATACATTCTGGCCGCGATGGTGCTGGGCATCGTCATGGGCTCGGCGATCTACAACTTCCTGCCCGACACGCGCGCCGAATGGGCCTCCTCCATCAACCTGATCGCCATGATGTTCCTGCGCCTGATCAAGATGATCATCGCGCCGCTGGTGTTCGCGACCCTGGTCGGCGGCATCGCGCATATGGGCTCGGGCTCGCGGCTCGGCCGCATCTTCGCCAAGACCATGGGCTGGTTCGTCAGCGCCTCCTTCGTCTCGTTGCTGCTCGGCCTCGTGATGGTCAACCTGCTCCAGCCCGGTGCGAATTTCCCCGGTACGTTGCCTGAACAGGGCCAGTCCACGGGGTTGCCGGTCTCGGCGTTCTCGATCGAGAAATTCCTCACCCATCTGATTCCGACCTCGATTGCGGACGCGATGGCGCAGAATGAGATCCTGCAGATCGTGATCTTCGCGGTGTTTTTCTCCGTGGCGATGGGCTCAATGCCTGAACGCTCGAAGCCGATCCTGGCGATGATCGACGACGTCGCCCATATCATGCTCAAGGTGACGAGTTACGTGATGCTGTTCGCGCCGCTCGCGGTGTGGGCTGCCATCACGGCCACCGTCGCCAAGAACGGCCTCGGCGTGCTGTGGAAGCTCGTCGTCTTCATGGGCGGCTTCTATCTCGCGCTCGCCATCCTGTGGGTCATCCTGATCGTCGTGGGCTTCATCGTGATTGGCCCGCGTTACAGCCATCTGCTGCGGCTGATCCGCGAACCCCTGATGATCGCGTTCTCCACCGCGAGTTCGGAGGCGGCCTACCCGAAGACGCTGGAGGGGCTGACCAAGTTCGGCGCCTCGTCGCGAATCTCGAGCTTCGTGCTGCCGCTCGGCTACTCCTTCAACCTCGACGGCACGATGATGTACTGCACGTTCGCCAGCATCTTCATCGCACAGACCTATCACATCGAGATGTCGCTCGCGACGCAGCTCGCGATGCTCGCGACCTTGATGATCACCTCGAAGGGCGTTGCCGGCGTGCCGCGCGCGTCGCTCGTGGTGATCGCCTCGACGCTGTCGCAGTTCGGCATCCCCGAGGCGGGCCTCTTGATGATCATGGGCATCGACACCTTCCTCGACATGGGACGCAGCGCCACCAACGTGATCGGCAACTCGCTCGCGACCGCCGTTGTCGCGAAGTGGGAGGGCGAGCTCGGACCTGAGCACGAACTCGGACCCGGCGATGCCGTGCCTGACGACATGGTGCCGGGCGAAGTGCCGGCGATGGCCGGCCATGGCTAG
- a CDS encoding cysteine rich repeat-containing protein, with the protein MFNTLKYASTRAALLAAALFAAATGAVAQAPTEAQKSAIRSACRSDFMAHCSSVTPGGVEAVQCLAKNMSSLSAGCQTAVRAVEPAKTEAAPAAPKSDAAPKAETAPAAPKADAAPAAKPAAAAAPKAAAAAKQPSSAQVAAVKSACRADYPKVCASVPPGGAPALECLEKNKAKVSPACEKAVSAAAGGGAAATAAPAGAAPATAASAAAAPAVIVLRPLRPREELFIVRSACGADVRSLCAGVAPGGGRIVQCISSNAASLSPACKEVLAPFAAR; encoded by the coding sequence ATGTTCAACACGTTGAAATATGCGTCAACGCGCGCGGCGTTGCTGGCGGCCGCGCTCTTCGCAGCTGCAACAGGGGCGGTCGCGCAAGCGCCGACCGAGGCCCAGAAGAGCGCCATCCGTTCCGCATGCCGCTCGGATTTCATGGCGCATTGCTCGAGCGTGACGCCCGGCGGCGTGGAAGCGGTTCAATGCCTGGCGAAGAACATGTCCAGCCTGTCGGCGGGATGCCAGACCGCGGTCCGCGCCGTCGAACCGGCGAAGACCGAAGCTGCGCCCGCCGCGCCGAAGAGCGACGCCGCGCCCAAGGCGGAGACGGCGCCAGCCGCACCGAAGGCTGATGCCGCTCCCGCTGCCAAGCCCGCTGCCGCAGCGGCGCCGAAGGCCGCTGCGGCCGCCAAGCAGCCGAGTAGCGCGCAGGTCGCGGCGGTCAAGAGCGCGTGCCGCGCCGACTATCCCAAGGTGTGCGCCAGCGTGCCGCCGGGCGGCGCTCCCGCGCTCGAATGCCTGGAGAAGAACAAGGCCAAGGTCTCGCCCGCGTGCGAGAAGGCCGTGAGCGCCGCGGCCGGCGGCGGCGCTGCCGCAACGGCGGCACCCGCGGGTGCGGCTCCGGCGACAGCAGCTTCCGCGGCGGCTGCGCCAGCCGTGATCGTGCTACGCCCGCTGCGTCCGCGCGAAGAGCTGTTCATCGTGAGATCGGCCTGCGGCGCTGACGTCCGCTCGCTCTGCGCCGGCGTCGCGCCGGGCGGCGGCCGCATCGTTCAATGTATCTCCAGCAATGCCGCCTCGC